The Rhodohalobacter barkolensis genome includes the window AATACACCATATCCTTTTTACCATCCTGTGAATTTTGGAAATAAATTTTCCCTTTTGATAAAATCACTGCTGGCCAATTTAATATCCTTAATCAGATTAGCCAGCGAAACCGAAGGGTGTAAGTGTATCAGGATATGAATATGGTTTTCAGTCCCATTGATTCGATAAAGATAACACCTGTTCTTTTTGAGAACTCCTCAGATATATTTGTAGAGCAACTCGCGGTGCGGTTTCTCTAAAGAAGACAGTCTGTTCTTTGTACTAAAGACGATGTGATAGTGGATTTGGCGATAGGTACTCATAACAGTAAAGATTGATCATTATAAGATAGAGTTTCTACTTAAATGGAACACAAATTGAGGATTCCTTACAGAATTGAACCCCATTCGGGGTTCTCTCAAGGGATGTGCTCAATTGACCCGATTTTCAATCGGGGCTAATTACATTCATCCGCCTTAGGCGGATTGGTATTGTGTTGAAACCGATTTGTTTGTGGCTTTGGGAGAATAAACAGAAATTTAAAATTCCGATTTAGGATATCTTTTAAAAGACAAACAAGGCTGGTCGAATTGATAGGAATAGTAAAGGAAATTTAATGAAGGTTTTACTTCAATAGAAGCTTGAAGCTGATAGGCCGTTATTCATTAAAGTATCTGAAACAGATGGTTATTCAGTAAAGATTCGCCAACCGGCGGATTGACGAATGAGAGGGGGTTGGTGGATGAAAAATATCGAATACTGAACAGAAGAATATCGAATAACGAAGGAGGCAAGAGTTTTCCAATTCAGCCTATTAGTGCTGCCTTAGCACCTCTGCGGTGAATATTCCAATGCTGTCAGGTCGGTTTGAAATTAAAAGATTTTTGCCGAAATATTTATTCAGGGAAGATCCGCCAACCGGCGGATCAATACGATTAGCCCCGACTGAAAGTCGGGTTATAGGAGTTAGGAGAATTCAGAACCCTGAAAGGGTTCAATTCTTCTCGGATTAGGCCAGTCATGAAACGTCTTAAAAATAGAAAAGGCGACACCCTTTGGTATCGCCTTTCAGAATAAATTGTGTTTTAGGAAAAACTACTGCTGAGCTCGCTCCAATCTTGAGATATACTCTTCACTGGCAAAGATGGCTACTTCAACGCGACGATTTTCCTGTCTTCCGGCTTCAGTGTCGTTCTCGGCAATGGGTTCGTATTCTCCACGACCTTCTACCTGAACTCTGTCTGTATCTATACCTTGTTCAATCAAATAATTTGCTGCAGATTGTGCGCGACGATCACTCAGCCGAAGATTGTAATTTTCGTCACCGGTTGAGTCGGTATGGCCTACAATCATCAAATTGGTGTCATCATCATCGTTCATGATTCGGGCTAATTTCTGTAAATTTTCTTTGGATGCATCTCTAAGTGCTGAAGAATCGAACCCAAACAGCAATCCACTGTCGAAACTAAGTGCAATTCCCTCTTCAACTCGCTGAACGGTTACTCCCTCGAGTTCACGCTCAAGTTCTTCTGCTTTTTGATCCATATTACGGCCAATGATTGCGCCAACAGATCCTCCAACTGCAGCACCTGCAATTGCACCCGCTGCGGTATTTCCTAATGTTTTACCAATCACTGCTCCTACGGCTGCACCACCACCACTGCCAATAACAGCGCCTTTAGCGGTGTTACTCCAATTCGAACAGCCCGAAATGATTAATGTGGAAGCCAGTATCAATAATATTATTGTGGACGTTTTTGTAATACGGAACATATTTTTTTGGTTTGGTTATTGTATAAAACAATCTCTCGTTAAAACTGTATACAGATGAATTTGTTTCTTGTAAGGTTACCAATGCTTTACCAAACAAAAGTAAACACCTTACAATTTAGCTAAATAGTGCGCAGAGACCTAAACGAATTTCATCACATGATGATGTGGTTGAAAAGGAAACATTAGTTCTTTAGAATTCAATTCGATTAAGCAATCAGATTAAATTTTATGATTCAAAAAGCTCTTTTAGTCATAGCATTCAGCAGTACAATTTTAATTTCCGGCTGTGCTCCTGAACCGGTATTCAGGT containing:
- a CDS encoding OmpA family protein encodes the protein MFRITKTSTIILLILASTLIISGCSNWSNTAKGAVIGSGGGAAVGAVIGKTLGNTAAGAIAGAAVGGSVGAIIGRNMDQKAEELERELEGVTVQRVEEGIALSFDSGLLFGFDSSALRDASKENLQKLARIMNDDDDTNLMIVGHTDSTGDENYNLRLSDRRAQSAANYLIEQGIDTDRVQVEGRGEYEPIAENDTEAGRQENRRVEVAIFASEEYISRLERAQQ